TCGCCGTTCCGAGGCATCTTAAGAAATGCATACAATGGACATCGGCGACCAGCGCGGATATCAGCGTCTCGAGCGCGAGCCATACTATTTGTCGACGGGCAGCGAGGTCGACGTCTTCGCGCGCTGTCATCAACGCGGGCTGCCGGTGATGCTCAAGGGACCGACGGGCTGCGGGAAGACGCGGTTCGTCGAACACATGGCGTGGAAGCTCGGCCGCCCGCTCGTGACGATCGCGTGTCACGACGACCTGTCGGCCAGCGACCTCACCGGGCGATACATCATTCGGGGCGACGAAGCGATCTGGATCGACGGTCCGTTGACGACCGCGGTGCGCATCGGCGCGATCTGTTATCTCGACGAGGTCGTCGAGGCGCGCCAGGATACGATCGTCGTGATCCACCCGCTCACCGACGATCGCCGCATTCTGCCGATCGAGAAGACCGGCGAGCTGGTCGGCGCAGCGGAGGGATTTCAGCTCGTCATCTCGTACAACCCGGGCTATCAGCACGCGATCAAAGACCTGAAGCCCAGCACGCGTCAACGGTTCGTGACATTGAGCTTCGATTTTCCGGCGCCGAATGTGGAGGCGGAAATCGTGCGTCACGAGAGCGGCGTGCGGCCCGCGGTCGCGAAGGCGCTCGTCGAGTTGGGGCGACGTGTGCGCCATCTCAAGGAACAGGGGCTCGTCGAAGGGCCAGGGACGCGTCTCCTCGTCTCCGCGGCGCGCTTGATCGCCGATGGAATTTCGCCGAGCGAGGCGTGCCGGTCGGCGATCATCGGACCGCTCACCGATGATCCGGATCTCGTCGTCGCGATCGACGACGTCGTCGCCGCGACGATGTGAGCAAACTCTAATGCAGGGCATCTCGTGGCGCGCTCGGCCGCGCCGGTGGCTTCTCAAGGCGCGGCACCGCATTCGGTCGGGTTTCCAGGGGTGGCGCGAGCGGCTGGTCCGTCGCGTCGGTCCGCGACACGAGGCGGTGCCGCTCGAGGACGTCCATCGGCGCCTCGAGCTGTTTCTGACGGCGCTCTATGGTCGTGCGATATCCATCTCGCCGCTTTCGGATGCCCACTCACGTGGCGTGTCACTGCGCGCGCGCGCCCGATTCGGGCTCGGCGTGGGTCCGGCGATGGCTCGCTGCGAAGGTGACAACGTCCTGCTGCCGAGTCACCTCGAGATGCGGGCCGACGCGCCGGCGCTGACGCGGTATCGGCTGCTCGCCCTCGAGCAGGCGGAGCGACTCGCGCGCGGGACGGTCGCGGTCGCCCTGCCGAGCGACATGCTCGAGCGCGACCTGTATCTCATGCGCGAAGGAGCGACGATCGATGCGCGCATTGCGCGCGACCACCACGGTATGGCCGAGCTGCTCGAGCGGGAGCGTCGCGATGCGGCGGCACATCGCCCTTCGATCGGGCGGATGAGCGAAGTCGAACGCGCGGTCGAGTTGCGGTTGCGCGCGCTCCTGGTGTCGAGGCCGGACGAGCTCGAAGAACCGTCGCTGAATCCCGAGGCGTCGCTCGCGTGGGCACGCGAGGAAGCGCGAACGATTCGCGCGTCGCGGGCGCGCTACCGCGGGTTGCCGCTCGCGCCGATTTGGGGCGAGCCGCCTTCGGGTGAACGTGCGCGCAACACCGACGCGAAGCCCGACGACAAGCGCGACCAACAGGACTCCACGCGTCCATCAGACGACGGACCGCCGACGGAGGCCGCCGCCGCGGATTCCGCGGAGTCATCGAGCGAGGAGCACGAGGCCGACACTTCAGAAGAATCTGAACGTCCGACCGAGGTGCCCGGCGAGCCTACCGCCGAGAGCCAGGACGATTCGGCGTGGAACGCGCCCGCGGAATTGCAGCTCGGAGCGCCCGACGATTTGCCGCCGCCGACGCACTACGACGAGTGGAGTGTCGATCGCGGCGCGTACGTGCGCCGCGCCGTCGCCGTGCGGGTTCACAAACCGCGCAGTGGAGATGACGCGTGGATCCGCGCGGCGATGAACGAGCACGGTGCGACGGTACGGCGCATTCGCCACCAGTTCGAAAAGTTTCGCGCGCGGCGCACGCTGCTGCGCCGGCAGCGCGCCGGGTCGGAGCTCGACAGCGATGCGCTCGTCGAGGCCGCGGTGGATCGGCGCATCGGCCGGCCGTTCGACGATCGGTTGTATGTCGACGCTCGGCCGGCGCGACGCGGTGTCGCAATCGCCGTGCTCATCGACGCCAGCAACTCCACCGACCGGCCGCTCGGACACGGTCAGCGCATCATCGACGTCGAGCGCATCGCATCGTTTCTCGCGAGCGAAGCCCTCGACGCGCTCGGCGACCTCTACGCGATCTATTCGTTCGGCGGGCAGGGCGCCTCGAACGTGAAGTTGTCGGTAATCAAGGACTTCAGTGAGCCGAACGGGCGCAGCGTTCACGAGCGCATCGGCGCCATCGAGCCGGACGGATTCACCCGGCTCGGCGCCGCGATTCGGCACGCGACCGCGCAACTGGCGCGGCAGTCGGCGGGGCATCGCCTGTTGCTCATTCTGTCCGACGGCAGGCCGCACGATATCGATTACCAGGATCGCTACGGTGTCGAGGATACGCGTCAAGCCGTGTTCGAGGCGCGCGCGTCGGGCGTGTTTCCATATTGTCTCACCGTTGATGCAGACGCGTCGGAGTATCTGCCGCGCTTGTTCGGGAGGGCAGGGCACACGGTGCTGCGCCAGCCGGAGCATTTGCCGAAGGCGCTGCTTGCCGTGGTGAACGCGTTGCTCGCCCGAGCGCGCTGAACGACGTTCGCGACTACTGCCGAGCGCGCTTTCCACCGGCAACGTACGTCGTGTGATCGGCATTGGCTCGGATATTTCTTCGGTGCACCCGACATGGCCGACAATTTCACCGGATTCGTCAAAGTCCGCGGGGCGCGCGAGCATAATCTGAAAGACGTCAGCGTCGACATTCCGCGCGACGCGCTCGTCGTCTTCACCGGAGTTTCCGGCTCGGGCAAGTCGTCGCTCGCGTTCGGAACGCTCTACGCCGAAGCTCAGCGGCGATACCTCGAATCAGTCTCGCCGTACGCCCGCCGGCTGTTCGATCAGATG
The DNA window shown above is from Gemmatimonadaceae bacterium and carries:
- a CDS encoding VWA domain-containing protein, translating into MQGISWRARPRRWLLKARHRIRSGFQGWRERLVRRVGPRHEAVPLEDVHRRLELFLTALYGRAISISPLSDAHSRGVSLRARARFGLGVGPAMARCEGDNVLLPSHLEMRADAPALTRYRLLALEQAERLARGTVAVALPSDMLERDLYLMREGATIDARIARDHHGMAELLERERRDAAAHRPSIGRMSEVERAVELRLRALLVSRPDELEEPSLNPEASLAWAREEARTIRASRARYRGLPLAPIWGEPPSGERARNTDAKPDDKRDQQDSTRPSDDGPPTEAAAADSAESSSEEHEADTSEESERPTEVPGEPTAESQDDSAWNAPAELQLGAPDDLPPPTHYDEWSVDRGAYVRRAVAVRVHKPRSGDDAWIRAAMNEHGATVRRIRHQFEKFRARRTLLRRQRAGSELDSDALVEAAVDRRIGRPFDDRLYVDARPARRGVAIAVLIDASNSTDRPLGHGQRIIDVERIASFLASEALDALGDLYAIYSFGGQGASNVKLSVIKDFSEPNGRSVHERIGAIEPDGFTRLGAAIRHATAQLARQSAGHRLLLILSDGRPHDIDYQDRYGVEDTRQAVFEARASGVFPYCLTVDADASEYLPRLFGRAGHTVLRQPEHLPKALLAVVNALLARAR
- a CDS encoding CbbQ/NirQ/NorQ/GpvN family protein — its product is MHTMDIGDQRGYQRLEREPYYLSTGSEVDVFARCHQRGLPVMLKGPTGCGKTRFVEHMAWKLGRPLVTIACHDDLSASDLTGRYIIRGDEAIWIDGPLTTAVRIGAICYLDEVVEARQDTIVVIHPLTDDRRILPIEKTGELVGAAEGFQLVISYNPGYQHAIKDLKPSTRQRFVTLSFDFPAPNVEAEIVRHESGVRPAVAKALVELGRRVRHLKEQGLVEGPGTRLLVSAARLIADGISPSEACRSAIIGPLTDDPDLVVAIDDVVAATM